Proteins encoded together in one Telopea speciosissima isolate NSW1024214 ecotype Mountain lineage chromosome 4, Tspe_v1, whole genome shotgun sequence window:
- the LOC122657302 gene encoding uncharacterized acetyltransferase At3g50280-like translates to MASHLAVRHISRCSIKPEYISDESKQSFHLTPWDLSMLNIRCIERGLLFSKPPPTKDPSSINTIIDHLKDSLSLTLVHFLPLAGHLVTHKQDNPSPSYSISLEYSNNNNNPGVDFVHAVAADVTMADVLSPIDVHVPPIVQSLFLLDEAISHDGHTLPLLAVQVTELVDGIFIACSFNHVVGDGTSYWNFFNAWAEICRKMMVKGKHVDNISCPPVLTRWFLDDENGHVDPIINLPFSHHDEFIDRYEPPVLLRERFFHFSPESIARLKAKANEECNTNTNASTSTSIISSFQALSALVWRCVTRARRHLPSHQKTTCSLTVNNRSRLNPPLSPDYFGNCVQAVNATVTVEELLSHGIGWAAWLLHEAVNGHSDSNVRRWLEGWMVSPFIYQPTKLLGPCNVVMGSSPRFNMYGCDFGWGKAEAVRSGSANKFDGYVSSYPGRPGGGSVDLEVSLQSECMTALESDPEFMDALSP, encoded by the coding sequence ATGGCGAGTCATCTAGCCGTTCGACACATCTCAAGATGCTCCATCAAACCAGAGTATATTTCAGACGAATCAAAGCAATCTTTCCACTTGACCCCGTGGGATCTCTCCATGCTCAACATACGTTGCATCGAGAGAGGTCTTCTCTTTTCAAAACCTCCTCCGACCAAAGACCCTTCTTCCATTAATACCATCATCGACCACCTTAAGGATTCCCTTTCCCTCACCCTCGTCCACTTTCTTCCCCTGGCCGGCCACCTCGTCACACATAAACAAGACAACCCATCACCTTCTTACTCAATTTCTTTGGAATAttctaacaacaacaacaacccagGAGTGGATTTTGTCCATGCTGTTGCTGCTGACGTGACCATGGCAGATGTCCTCTCTCCCATTGACGTTCACGTTCCCCCCATCGTTCAATCATTGTTTCTGTTAGACGAAGCTATTAGCCACGATGGCCACACCTTGCCTTTGCTTGCTGTCCAGGTAACAGAGTTAGTGGATGGAATCTTCATCGCATGCTCCTTCAACCACGTCGTCGGTGATGGCACTTCTTACTGGAATTTCTTCAATGCATGGGCCGAGATATGCAGGAAGATGATGGTCAAGGGAAAGCATGTTGATAACATCTCGTGCCCACCTGTCCTCACACGCTGGTTTCTCGATGATGAGAATGGCCATGTGGACCCCATAATCAACTTACCTTTCTCCCACCATGATGAGTTCATTGACAGGTACGAGCCACCAGTGTTGCTCAGAGAGAGGTTCTTCCATTTCTCCCCAGAATCCATTGCGAGGCTCAAAGCTAAGGCCAACGAAGAATGCAACACCAACACCAACGCCAGCACCAGCACCAGCATCATATCCTCCTTCCAGGCCTTGTCTGCACTTGTCTGGAGATGTGTGACACGGGCACGTCGTCATCTACCTAGTCACCAGAAAACAACTTGCAGTTTGACCGTCAATAATAGATCAAGACTAAACCCACCATTATCACCAGACTACTTCGGAAACTGCGTTCAGGCTGTGAACGCAACCGTCACTGTTGAAGAACTGCTAAGCCATGGAATTGGGTGGGCAGCATGGCTATTGCATGAGGCTGTGAATGGGCATAGTGACAGTAATGTGAGGAGGTGGCTGGAGGGATGGATGGTAAGCCCTTTCATTTACCAACCTACCAAATTGTTGGGTCCCTGCAATGTCGTGATGGGGAGCTCACCCAGATTCAACATGTATGGGTGCGACTTTGGGTGGGGAAAGGCAGAGGCTGTTCGAAGCGGGTCTGCAAACAAGTTCGATGGGTACGTATCTTCATACCCAGGGCGCCCAGGAGGAGGAAGTGTGGATTTGGAGGTGAGCCTTCAATCAGAGTGTATGACTGCTCTCGAGTCCGACCCAGAGTTTATGGATGCGTTGTCGCCTTAA